AGTTATGAAAATCTTAGAAAATGCTTTCCTTTGAGTGCAGCAGATTGGGTGCTGGAGAGTAGCTTCAAGGGGAAACCAGATTTGACACTGATGTTAGATATGGAAGAGAGTGAAAAGGACTGGAGATAGTCAAGTGTTTCTGGGCAACTGGGTGGCTTATGGTAGCTTTAAAAGAAACAGggctaatcaaaaccacagtgagatgctaCTTCAGAGCCATTAGTgcagttataataaaaataagtcagtGAAGGGTTTCAACTTTTGGTAATATGGACCTGCTCTAGTCAGTGGAGAGCCTCTGAAggttgttgatttttaaataaaatacttttttttttattttggagtaattttagatttgcagaaaagttacaaagatagtacagagggTTCTCATATAAGCCCTCAACCAGTTTGCCTCCCTTAATGTTATCTTACGTTATCAtggtatatttgtcaaaactaagaaaccaaCATTGGTAAGTTATTATTACCTGAATGCCAGTCTTCATTCAGATTTCACTGGTTTTTCCATTagtgtgctttttcttttccaggaGCCAGTAGAGGATCCCACATAACATTTAGTTGTCATGGTCTCTGTAATCTCCTCACTCTGAGTTTCtcttctcagtctttccttgtttttcatgaacTTGACAGTTTTGAGGGGTACTGATCAGAAAGTTTTTCGAATattcctcaatttgggtttgtctgacattttctcattattataCTGGAGGTAAGGgttttagaaaaaatatcacaCAGGTATTTTTATCACATTATTTTAGAGGACACATCACTgctgatgttaaccttgatcacttcATTTAAGATGTTTGCTAGGTTTTTCCACTGTAAGCGTCCCAGAAAGCTTTTCCTTTCCATACTTCTGAGGATTTTAAGCTTTACATTATATTACAAGTGGTgtttaatgagatttttttggCTGGGTGATGTGAAGAGGGTGGAAAAAAGAAGGTCAGTTACATAGCTAAGGTTGTCGTAATAATTCAAGTGACAGAGGACAAGCACTTGGACTTCTAGTGGCTATAGTAGATAGTAAAATGGATTGGAGATATTCAAGTGTTTCTGGGCGACTGGGTGGCTTACGGTAGCTTTAAGAGAAACAGGGtaagtcaaaaccacagtgagataccactttataccCATTAGGAAAGTTATAATAAAAAGTCAGATAATAAGAAGTGAtggtgaggatgcagaaaaattagaatccatatacactgctgatgggaatgtaaaatggtatggccactttggaaaacagccagGCAGTTACTCAAAAAATTGAACATTTTACTATTTGatgcagcaattccacttttaggtaCATACTTGAGAAATAGAAACACAGGTacacataaaaatgtatacaCGCATCTTCATAATGGCATTACTCATTATAACCAAATGGCAGAaactacccaaatgtccatcaattgatgaatgaacaaaatgtggtatatcttattcagccataaaaagggtggAAACACTAACATGCTAtgttacaacacagatgaactttgaaaatgctatgctaagtgaaagaagccaatcacaaaagaccacatattatgattccatttgtatgacatGTCCAGAATGGAGACAaatctagagacagaaagtagattaatagtTGCTTAGCACTGGGGGAATGGGTGGATGGTGGAGGGATCAGGCTATAATAGGGCAAATGGTAtgaggtttccttttggggtgatgaaaatgttttcaaattgcttatggtgatggttatacaacCTTGAATACACTAAAAGCCATAGAATTGTACACTTGAATTTCGTAAATTGtatgatatgtaaattacatCTCAATGAAATTATTACCAAAAAAATCTGTAACACATGGCAGGGTAACCATACTTGTTCAAACTACACTCATTCAAATCAAAGGGCTGGTGGGACACCCAGGTGGAGCAGCTGAAAACTTAGGTTGGGTCTAGAGATATGGCACCACAAATCATTAGCATAAAGGAGTCACTCAGTTGAAAGCAAGATAATTCATTTAGTCCAATTTACTAAATATAGTAGCTGAAGGGAAGGTTTCAAGCAGGGCAACTTCAACATTTAATAGCACTGAATTTTCAGGGGTTAACACAGAACTGAGGACtgactctgatatggtttggctctgtctccccactcaaatctcatctcaaactgtaatcTCCATGTGTTGAGGAcagaggtgactgaatcatgggggtggtttcccccatgctgttctcatgctaacaagtgagttctcaagagatctgatggttttataaggcagttttccctgctcttgcttgctctctctctcctgctgccttgtgaaggtgtctgcttccccttctgccatgattataagcttcctgagacctacccagccatgtggtactgtaagtcagttaaacctcccttgtttataaattacccattcttgggTAGTATAATATCTTTATAGCGGTGTGAAAATGGACTCATACAGTTAACTGGTACCAgaagtggggtactgctataaagatatagaaaatatggaagtgactttggaactgggtaatgggcagagttTGAAAtagttggagggctcagaagaagaaaggaagatgtggaaatgtttagaacttcctagagacttgttgaatggttttgaccaaaatgctgatagtgatatggacaatgaagtccaggcggaggtggtctcagatggagatgagaaacttattgggaactggagcaaaggtcagtcttactatgctttagcaaagagactggcagcattttgcccctgctttagaaatctgtggaactttgaacttgagagagataatctgaaattggaacttatgtttaaaagggaagcagagcataaggtttggaaaatttgcagtgtGACTAAGAGATggaaaagaaaacccattttctgggatgAAATTCTAgcaagctgcagaaatttgcataagtaatgaggagccaaatgttaattgccaagacaatgtgaaaaatgtctccagggcatgtcagaaatCTTGGTGGCaacccctcctatcacaggcctggagacctaagaggaaaaaatggtttcctgtgCAGGGCCAGGTGCCCGCTGCTATGTGCAGCCTCagaacttggtgccctgcatcccagactTTCCAGCCCCAgacatggctaaaaggggccaaggtatagcttgggctgttgcttccaagggtgcaagcccaaagccttggcagcttccacatggtgttgggcctgcaggtgcacagaattcaagagttgaggtttgggaaccgccacctagatttcacaggatgtatggaaatacctggatgtccatgcagaagtctgctgcaggggcagagccctcatggagaacctctgctagggtattGCAttagggaaatgtgggattggagcccccacaAAGAGTATCCACTGGGGCacgcctagtggagctgtgagatgagggctaccatcctccagaccccagaatggtagctccactgatagcttgcaccttgtgcctggaaaagccaaggacactcagtgccagcctgtgaaggagctgcccaaggccatgggagcccaccccttgcatcagcatgcccacgatgagagacatgaagtcaaaggagattattttggagctttaatagTTAacgactgccctgctggattttggacttgcatggggctatGGGGTTTTGGTCAATTtgtcccatttggaatgggagcatttaccttatgcctgtaccaccattgtatttagaaagtaactaacttgcttttgattgtacaggctcataggtggaagggattgcacttgccttatctcagataagactttggaatgtggacttttgagttaatgctgaaatgagttaaggcaTGGGGGGCTGTTGGgagggaaggcatgattggttttgaaatgtgaaaagacatgaaatttgagagaggccaggggcagaatgatatagcTTGCTCTGtatccccaaccaaatctcatcttgaattgtaatacccGTTATCCCCATTTGTCAAGggagagagaccaggtggaggtaactaaCTATATCATACAGCcgttctcccatgctgttctcatgatagtgagtgagttcacaATGAGatctgttgggtttttttgtttgtttgttttgagatggattcttgctctgtcagtaagcaggatctcagcttactgtaacctctgcctcctgggttcaagcgattttcctgcctcagcctcctgagtagctgcatgcaccaccatgcccagctttttgtattttttttgtagagatggggttttgccatgttgagtaggctggtcttgaacgtctgaccacaaatgatccacccacctcggcctcccaaagtgctaggattataggagtgagccactgtgctcagctgatctgatggttttataaagcagttttccctgctcttgctctctctctctctctcctgctgccttgtgaaggtgcctgctttcccttccaccatgactgtaagtttcctgaggcctccccagtcatgtggaattgtgagtcaattaagcctcctttgtttataaattacctattcTTGGGGatcatctttatagcagtgtgaaaatggattaatgcAGACTCCTCTGGCATTCAAGACAACACTGTTATTGAGACTGACTGATGTCGCTCCTCATTTTCAACTAGTCTCTGAATGAgaatacgttctgagaaatgaaCCATTAGACAAATTCATTATCGTGTGAACCCCACAGAACAtacttacacaaacttagatgATATAtcctattgctcctgggctacaaactGTACAGCATGTTGTTGTACTGAAGACTTTGTGCAGTTTTAACAGAATGGtcagtatttgtatatctaaacgtagaaaagatacagtaaaaatatggtatagcccaggcacagtggctcatgcctgtaatcctagcattttgggaggccgaggtgggcacattacttgaggtcagggatttgataccagccttgccaacatgacgaaacctcatctctactaaaaattcaaaaattagccaggctcaaTGGTGGTCgactgtaatccctgctactcaggaggctgaggcaagagaatctcttaaacctgggaggcagaggttgcaatgagccaagatcatgccactgtactccagtctgggtgacagagcaaggctccatctcaaaaaaaaaaaaaaaaaaaaaattacagtatagaagattaaaaaatgagttcaagaccagaacGGGTaaccatagtgagaccccatctctaccaaaaaatacaaaaattcactggatgtagtggtgtgtacctgtagtcctagcttctcaggaggctgaggtgggagacacACTCctgtctgagcaacagagcaagaccctgtctttaaaagaaaaaaaaaagatacacctgtatagggcacttaccataacTTGTGCTTGCAGACTGAAAGTTGCTTCCAggtgtcagtgagtgagtggtgagtaacGTGAGGGCCTAGGACATTATTGAACCCTACTGTAGACTTTACATACTTAGGCCAcactaaatgtataaaaatatatttttctttcttcaataataaattaacccttGCTTATTGtagcttttttaatttttgcacttttaaatttgttttaacttttcttttttggatggggtcttgctgtgttgcgtAGGCTGAAGTACAGCAGCATGATTgttgctcactgcagcttggaactcctgggcttgagctaTCCtgccactttagcctcccaagtagctggggctataggcatgcaccaccacacatagaacacagaaaaggtacagtaggccaggtgcggtggctcatgcctgtaatcccagcactttgggaggccaagacaggcagatcacgaagtcaagagattgagaccatcctggccaaccaacatggtgaaaccgtgtctctactaaaaatacaaaaattagctgggcatagtgacacacgcctgtagtcccagctacttgggaagctgaggcaggagaattgcttgaacccgggaggcagaggttgcagttagctgagatcatgccactgcactccagcccaggtgacagagcgagcctccatctcaaaaaaataagtaaataaataaaaaaggtacattttttaaaaacatttcactttttgaataacacttagcttaaaacacgcTGTACAgctgaacaaaaatatttttctttgtattcttatgaacttttttctattttcaaaattaaattttctttttacattttaacttttttgttaaaaactaaaacacaagcacacacactaGCCTAGGCCTAtacaggatcatcaatatcactgtcttctaccTCCATATCTTGTCCCAGTGGAAGTTCTTCAAGGGCCATAACATGCAGGGAACTGTCATCTCCTATAACAAGGTCTTCTTTGGGAAGACCTCCTGAAGGACTCTCCTGAGGCTGTTTACAGTTACCTTTTTTCCTGTAAGTAGGggtacagtttaaaataatgataaatagtaAACACATAGCCAGTAACATGGTATTTTATTATCAAGCATTATGTACCATACATAATTCTATGTGTCATACTTTTATATGCAGCCTACTGTGCTGCTttacaccatcatcaccacaaacatgtgagtaatgcattgtgctaaGATGTTACGATGCCTTTGTCTTTAgacaggaatttttcagttccattatgatcttatgggaccaccatcatatatgcagtctgtcattgaccaaagtCATACAGCGTATAACTGTACAGTTGTCTTCATTTCATGTAACAGAATGCTTTACCGTAAATGGCTATGGTAATGCCCCTCAAGTAATCAGCAGAGTATTTTTGGATGACAGAAGTTGAAATTTAAGATTACACTAATTAAAACTAAGTATTTTTGGTATAATTTACAATAATCTATATGGATTTAGAATTATTTCCTTATTCAAGGGAATGGGTCAAGCCATAAAACTTAACTGGCCACATAGGTCATCGGTTATTCTATACTACCTTATTCCAAATCTGCCACATCTTCCCTGCTCACCCCCAACATGGTGTTAGAGAGAGATTCCATACTAAAGATTAGAcagttgaaaagaataaaaagaaagtcaaatgATTCCACCAACTCTTTCAATGATCATATATTCCTTGTTTGGAATTTagtaaatgctattttaaaacccaggaaggctgggcatggttgttacacacctgtaatcccaacactttgggaggctaaggcggtaggattgcttgaggctaggtgtttgagtccagcctgggaaacacagtgagaccccatctctacatggAAATTTAGGAAaatctagctgggcgtggtagtgcccacctgtagtctgagctacttgggaggctgagcccagaagttcaaggctgcagtgagctatgattgcacaaccgtattccagcctgggcaatagagtgagatcctgtctctacaaaaacaaaaccaaaccaagccAGAAAAAGAGATACTTCACAGATTACAGAAGATGTAAGATTCTGTttgcctttttttgagacagagcttcactcttgttgcctaggctggagtgcaatggtgcaatcttggctcactgcaacctccgcctcccaggttcaagtgattctcctgtctcagcctcctgagtagctgatattacaggcgcatgtcaccacacccggctaatttttgtatttttagtagagacagggtttcatcatattcgtgaggctggtctcgaactcctgaccttaggtgatccacccgccttggcctcacaaggtgctgggattacaggagtaagccagcGCGCCCAGTCTCTGTTTGCCTTTTTAATGTCATCTACTTCATTTTGTAAGTAGGGTATCAAGGAAATAATTATCAAGGTATAGTTTGGGAAAAGGTGAGCAAATCCTTAACACAGCTGGCCCAAGGTTTTATTTGGTAGGTGTAAATCTTGACCTTATGGCTATGAAATTTCAAGTTTGTGCTTGAATACatgattaaaagaatgaaaatgaaatgaccaATAGTATGTaccattttagtttttattaataaaatagaaacctAGACTCGGACAACTGCTTTATTCTTGCATCTAATCTGACCATATATTGGAGTAGCAATTCTTTATAAAAGGACTTCGGTGAGAACTGTCAATATATCAGTTCCATCGAAAACTCTAGGTTGGAATATCTTAAAAACAGCAAATTAAATATGAGAAAGCACAGAAATCTCTCCCTCAAACAAGAAGGGCTTCCTTTAATAGACTTTAATATAGCTCATTTACAATCGTATGAAAATCCATCAAGATCAATCATGTTGCACAATCCCTAAAGGataaaactgagggaactcatgGATAATTTTCACAGCTTCATTGTAAAGTCCAAgatctgaaagaaacatttaagcAAACATTTAATCTACAATGGAAAGTTGTAACATCAATTATTATCTAAGATATTTTTacctatttcctttttctcaccCTTTTGGAAGTGAGTTTCTAAAAATGGAGATATGGATTATGGATTCTTGTATTTAACTGTGgcgccaaaaaaaaaagacatgggagTACCATCCATTTTGATGTTCATTATACAGGCAGTTTCTGCCTGGTAGTGTTTTGGGTGTTATGCATTATTCAGTTCCTTCAATTCAGATAttacaacaaaaaaactaatactatttttgttatatttaaaaaaattatctttcaacaAACATTAATTAATCTTTACTGAGTTTCTTACATATATAAGCACTACTTAAAAGCAGGCCAAAACAAAACGTACCCCCATTTTCCTTTAGGATCACAAAATTCTATAGAAATTGAAAATGTGGCAGTACTAAAACTCTAGACCAatatatatcaaactaaaaataaaactgttttcctGTTAATTACATAAAACCAGTCAATACTAGAATGCTTTATTTACCAAAAGGATGGTTATCTTCTTTAAACTGGACATAAGAGGTACACAAGATGGTGGCCTTGGCGGTTACTCTTCCAACCACTTCCACAATTCCAGAGATTTCTTCATCAAGCTAAGACACAGAACAAGACATCAATTTGGTGTTATCACATTTTCAGTTGACAATTAATTTGGAAAACTGTTATACAGGTTACTAATCTATCACTTCAAGTaacaaagtaattttaaaaattaccagtgTAAAAGTTAAAATGTAACTTGTTAACAAATGTTTGAGTACTTAACTGTCAGCATGTTAAAATTCCTGCTACCTTTAGTAGTAGCTTCAAGTCCAAAGCTACAATTCAAGTTAAAGACAAAATCACTATTGAAAACGTCCAGCATTTCTATAAGCAGTAATTTCCTATGAGAGGAATCTTCTACAATCTGTATTTCACAATGTGTTCTGTATACATTAACCAAACAGCATATGGATTTGTCTtcacaaaataccaaaaaaagttttaagtatgttaaacataaaatgcaaacataaataagtaaaaactggaaatatattaacaaacatagaaaataaaataaaattgaaaactctTGAGGGGCTGGtcgaggcaggagggttgcttgagaccaagagttcaagaccagcctgaggaacatagggagatgccatctctacaaaaaacaaaacaaaacaaaacaaaacaaaaattagccaggcatggttaagcatgcctgtagtcccagctactggggaggctgagatgggagcaaCTTgatcttgggaggctaaggctgtaGTGCGCcac
This genomic interval from Gorilla gorilla gorilla isolate KB3781 chromosome 6, NHGRI_mGorGor1-v2.1_pri, whole genome shotgun sequence contains the following:
- the RPA3 gene encoding replication protein A 14 kDa subunit, encoding MVDMMELPRSRINAGMLAQFIDKPVCFVGRLEKIHPTGKMFILSDGEGKNGTIELMEPLDEEISGIVEVVGRVTAKATILCTSYVQFKEDNHPFDLGLYNEAVKIIHEFPQFYPLGIVQHD